Below is a genomic region from Actinomycetota bacterium.
CACGCTGAACACCAATAAAGCGAGTATGCCAAAGATAGCCACCCTTATGTGAATCTTCTCCGGGACCATATTCTCCTTCTCCCAGACGTTTTGATCAATTTTAAAGCTGTTAAGATTCTTCCCTTGTATCTTTTAGGGTTCCGGATATCTCAATCAGGATGACTGTTACATTGTCGATTCCGCCTCGGTCATTGGCAGCTTCCACCAGTTTTTGGCAGATGGTCTGGGGATCGAGGTTTTCGCTCAAGATCTTCCCGATCTCTTTCTCCTTAAGCATTGAGGTCAGACCATCGGTGCACAAAAGGATCTTATCTTTAAGTCTCAATTCGATGGAGGATAGGTCAATCTCAACGGAGGGGGTACCCAGGGCTCTGGTGAGCACGCTTCTCAAGGGGTGAATTTCTGCCTCCCATGGATTCAACCTTCCATCCCTAACCATCTGAGCGACCAGGGAGTGATCCTCGGTGAGCCTTTGGAGTTTCCCATCTCTGAATAAATACGCCCGGCTATCGCCGACATGTCCGATATGTATCCTGTTCCTCGTGGGGACCACGACCGTAATGGTGGTGCCCATTCCGGATCGACCCGAATGGGCTTCTTTCATGATCGCAAGGTTTGCCCTGCGGATGCTGGTTTTTATGCGCTTTTCCACATCCATTCGGGAAGGCCTGCCTGCCGGCAGGCAGGGCAATTCCTTTAAGCTCTTTTCCAGGCTTTTCAGCGCTATAGCGCTGGCCACTTCACCCGCTTGGTGTCCACCCATGCCGTCGGCTACGGCAAAAATTTTTCCCGTGGCCAGGTAACCATCTTCGTTTATTTCCCTGACCCGACCGACATCGGTGAATGCGGCATATCTCAATTTCATCAATTCTCACTCCACGAACTCCAGGAGTGTCTTCCCAATCCTGATCCTGTCCCCCGATTTCAATTGAGCCGGTTTCGAAATTCTCTTTTCCCTCAAAAATGTACCATTTGTGCTGTTAAGGTCCTCGATGAAATAGGCTCCATTCTTTTCTAAGACGCGTGCGTGGATGTGGGAAACGAAGGAATTGGCGAGAACGATGTCGTTATCGGGGGAACGACCGATGGTTAAACCATTTCCAAGGGGAAAGACCGTGCCGATTTCCGTTGCACCCTCAAGGACGATTAACCGTGCACGGAGGGATTTGGTAGAGATATCTTTGTAGATTACTACCACTATGAACAGCAAAAATAGATATAGAAGACCAAGAAAGATGTATTTAAGAAGGAGGAGAACTAAATTAAACATCCTCCGAACTCCTGAACTCGAGCTCCGTGGTTCCCAGGGTTATGAGGTCTCCGTCTCGAAGCAGTTGCTCTTCTATTCTCTTTCCATTGACCAAAGTACCATTGGTGCTCTTAAGGTCCCTTATTACCAATCCCCTCTCTTCGAGTCTGATTTCTGCGTGAATTCTTGAGACGTTGGGGTCTGGTAGGACGATATCGTTTGTGGGAAGTCTCCCCAAAGTGGTTAAAGGCTTAGTTAGGGGGAATTCACGCCTGGCACCACTTTTCAGCATAAGCATCCCTTTGGGAGGAATTGGTTCTTCCATGGGCATCAATTGGGTTTGATCTATTACGGGTTTCGCCTGCCTGCCTGCCCGTCCGGTCCCAAAGGGAGGCTTCGCTCCAGGCGGGCCTATGGGTATGGCTTGCCTGGGCAGAGCCTGTTTGCCGGCGGGTACGGCGCTTTTTTTGACGAGCTTGCTTTCCACTCCTATTTCCCCCAGTGATAGATCATCTCGAGCGGAAATTTTAATTTCGGGGGGGCTTATGAATGTGAGACCATCTTTTTTGGCTTGCCTCATCAAAAAATCCTTCAATTCGCTTAGCAGTGGTTCCTCTATGGATTCCAGGTTTTTCTTATCTTCTTCGCTGAGGTATAAAGTGTATTCATTGGGGGCATAGATTCTCTCTATGCTGACGGTTTTGTTTCTCTCCATTTCTCTCACAAGCTTTTTTGCCAGCTCTATAGGTTGGACACCCGATTTGAAGCTTCGAGTGAAGAAACCCTCGAATAAAGCCTCGAGTTTTCGCTCGAACTCTTTTAGGCTCATCTCATTCCCATTCCTGAATCCGGAAATCTCTTTCGAGTCTTTCCTTGCCTTCTTTCCAAATTTTCTTTCTGGGAATGTGCTTAAAGGGGATCAAGGGAAGCAGAATCAATAACATTATAAGCGAAAAGGAGAGCCTTTGCATTAATCCGCCATAGGACACGGGTGGGATATTTAATATTGTGGGAATCCAGGTATATCCAATGACCAAAAGAGCCGATCCTACCAGGATTGAAAGAAGACTCGAAGAAAAACGCCTTTTGATGGTCATTGCCCCCATGATGAATCCTATACCTGACCATAGGGTCACCTGGTAGATGAGGAATGGGTGGCGCAGGAATGGAGCGATTAGCTGTTTCAGGACACCGGTGAGATCAAGACCCTTAAGCGATTTAAATAGAAAGTATTCGTTGGGAATATCGGTGAATCTCAAGACCGGTTGACCTGTAAAAAGATCGTAGAATTCTAATCCCAGACAACCCAATCCGCTTAAGCAGGCGGCAAGTGGGGGTGAGAAAATCAAACTAACTAGGAAAAGATAGACGATTCCCAGATTTAAATGGGCTGCGATCGGGATGAAGAGTGGTACTAGGGAGGTCAAGGGTTTCTTGTGGGAGAAAGCAAGCCAGTAAATCAGAGAGAATGAGGCAAAGAGTATCCCCAAACTCCGTGAGTATTTGATTATGGCTGGGAAGAGCAGGGCAAAGGATGAGGCTATGCCCACCGATGGAGTAAGAAAGGTAAAGAGGAGGATGATGAAGGGAAGGAAGAGAGTTATACTTCCCGGGTAAAAGGGAAATTTTTGGAAGGCAAGCCAGAAACTTAAGGCGAGGACGGTGGAGGCGAT
It encodes:
- a CDS encoding Stp1/IreP family PP2C-type Ser/Thr phosphatase, which encodes MKLRYAAFTDVGRVREINEDGYLATGKIFAVADGMGGHQAGEVASAIALKSLEKSLKELPCLPAGRPSRMDVEKRIKTSIRRANLAIMKEAHSGRSGMGTTITVVVPTRNRIHIGHVGDSRAYLFRDGKLQRLTEDHSLVAQMVRDGRLNPWEAEIHPLRSVLTRALGTPSVEIDLSSIELRLKDKILLCTDGLTSMLKEKEIGKILSENLDPQTICQKLVEAANDRGGIDNVTVILIEISGTLKDTREES
- a CDS encoding FHA domain-containing protein produces the protein MFNLVLLLLKYIFLGLLYLFLLFIVVVIYKDISTKSLRARLIVLEGATEIGTVFPLGNGLTIGRSPDNDIVLANSFVSHIHARVLEKNGAYFIEDLNSTNGTFLREKRISKPAQLKSGDRIRIGKTLLEFVE
- a CDS encoding DUF3662 and FHA domain-containing protein, with amino-acid sequence MSLKEFERKLEALFEGFFTRSFKSGVQPIELAKKLVREMERNKTVSIERIYAPNEYTLYLSEEDKKNLESIEEPLLSELKDFLMRQAKKDGLTFISPPEIKISARDDLSLGEIGVESKLVKKSAVPAGKQALPRQAIPIGPPGAKPPFGTGRAGRQAKPVIDQTQLMPMEEPIPPKGMLMLKSGARREFPLTKPLTTLGRLPTNDIVLPDPNVSRIHAEIRLEERGLVIRDLKSTNGTLVNGKRIEEQLLRDGDLITLGTTELEFRSSEDV